Proteins encoded by one window of Elaeis guineensis isolate ETL-2024a chromosome 12, EG11, whole genome shotgun sequence:
- the LOC105055714 gene encoding scarecrow-like protein 23 → MMKGDFEVVHGAINLVQPSETWDYTPAGFPVPHHISNPPTSPTARPVLDGHCTNTDLSDLIMEQVASPFSEASPSTTNGFPMDTSALPTDNITTSPDEYRSRKAPRRVYERTVCGSGESRSSSKSLAERDHEHGLNMITLLLECAVAISTENLPQANRMLLELTQMASPYSASCAERVVAYFTKAMASRVMNSWLGFCSPLVPHKSILSAFQAFNNISPFIKFAHFTANQAILEALHQKERVHIIDLDIMQGLQWPALFHILATRADGPPHVRMTGLGTSMAMLEETGRQLSNFARRLGMSFEFHPIAKRAGDVDPSMVPSQRGEAVAVHWLQHALYDATGPDRNTMRLLELLAPRVITLVEQEMAHTGSFLDRFVESLHYYSAVFDSLGMSLPFDNPGRHRVEHGLLSREINNILAIGGPARSGEEKFVSWRMELACRGFVQMPMSGNSMAQAQLILNMFPPSLGYTIFQGDGTLRLGWKETRLYTASAWTTRPTR, encoded by the coding sequence ATGATGAAAGGAGACTTTGAGGTAGTGCACGGTGCCATTAACTTGGTCCAACCCAGCGAGACCTGGGACTACACCCCAGCCGGGTTCCCGGTCCCCCATCACATCTCCAATCCCCCGACGTCCCCGACGGCCAGGCCGGTGCTCGATGGCCACTGCACCAACACCGACCTCTCAGACTTGATCATGGAGCAAGTTGCAAGTCCCTTCTCCGAAGCCTCCCCTAGCACCACTAATGGCTTCCCGATGGACACTAGTGCTTTACCCACAGACAATATCACCACGTCACCAGATGAGTATCGGTCCCGAAAGGCTCCAAGACGAGTCTACGAGAGAACCGTGTGCGGCAGTGGCGAGAGTCGAAGCAGCAGCAAAAGCTTGGCCGAAAGAGATCATGAGCACGGGTTGAACATGATAACACTTTTGTTGGAGTGTGCGGTGGCCATATCTACGGAGAACCTGCCCCAGGCCAACAGGATGCTGCTTGAGTTGACGCAAATGGCTTCCCCTTACTCGGCTTCCTGTGCTGAGAGAGTCGTGGCCTACTTCACCAAGGCCATGGCCTCTAGGGTCATGAACTCATGGCTCGGGTTCTGCTCCCCTTTAGTGCCCCACAAGAGCATCCTTTCGGCCTTCCAGGCCTTCAACAACATCTCCCCTTTCATTAAATTCGCACACTTCACAGCCAACCAAGCAATTCTCGAGGCCTTACACCAGAAAGAGAGGGTCCACATCATCGATCTCGACATCATGCAAGGCCTCCAATGGCCCGCCCTCTTCCACATCCTCGCAACGAGGGCCGACGGCCCTCCCCATGTGAGGATGACCGGTCTCGGCACATCCATGGCCATGCTCGAGGAGACCGGCAGGCAGCTCTCCAACTTTGCGAGGAGGCTCGGGATGTCATTTGAATTCCACCCCATCGCGAAGCGGGCTGGAGATGTGGACCCATCCATGGTCCCGAGCCAGAGGGGGGAGGCCGTGGCCGTCCATTGGCTGCAACATGCATTGTACGACGCCACCGGGCCGGATCGCAACACCATGAGGCTGCTGGAGCTGTTGGCCCCCAGGGTGATCACCTTGGTGGAGCAAGAGATGGCACACACCGGCTCGTTTCTGGATCGGTTTGTGGAGTCGCTCCACTACTACTCCGCGGTCTTTGATTCGTTGGGCATGTCGTTGCCATTCGATAACCCGGGCCGGCACCGGGTGGAGCATGGGCTCCTGTCGAGGGAGATCAACAATATACTGGCGATCGGAGGCCCGGCTCGAAGTGGGGAGGAGAAGTTTGTGAGTTGGCGAATGGAGCTAGCTTGCCGAGGGTTCGTGCAGATGCCCATGAGCGGCAACTCCATGGCACAGGCTCAGCTCATCCTTAACATGTTTCCACCTTCCTTAGGGTACACCATCTTTCAAGGAGATGGCACCCTCAGGCTTGGATGGAAGGAAACCAGATTGTACACCGCGTCGGCTTGGACAACTCGTCCGACCCGATAA